A part of Acidobacteriota bacterium genomic DNA contains:
- a CDS encoding TonB-dependent receptor, with translation MRQHHVTLSVLLASVLALNAAHLAAQAGTTTGIIRGTVSDPAGDPVPAAVIVIQNRDTDLVTTVVTSGSGTFVRTLLPPGAYDLTVAPATAGFGTERIEGAVLRVGETLDLEVELRVVAAETVTVVSKLPSPVDTTDVTRSQRIREDVVDGLPSNGRNFLNLTLLTPGTSISQGPDGDELNIAGQRGIFNNFIVDGADFNNPFFGEQRGGQRPAFTFNQDAIEDLVVVNQGATAEYGRSAGGFVNVITKSGTNVLTGSAHYYGQWDEIAAPFPAARGGEKPDFGRNQAGATLGGPLVRDRAFFFVAYDQQESDETKQSTRHVVNRANLERLDQFLQTRWPGLFDGEFGPIRRTDDARSLLAKVDLNLDGRHQASVKYNYTWAEQVNGTFDVDAWGASANGIEGGYSHALNGSLRSLLTNALSNEFRIQWAREDRPRRYDGPVLRGARTAGPPQFDRLGGRPFPDISMDFADGFRIGLPFFLPVDPYFDTRLQVVDNLSFAAGSHLFKAGFEYNRTHAEQQFVGLANGRYIFDSVDGFIDFVTHGNHYVTCSDGSSSALGVCAPGADVAGPVLLYLQAVTVPGIPSNQLGAQALDTQELGVFIQDTWQPHDRVTLDLGLRWEGTWHPKVFVEPQDAFFAPYLDDPRFPSDGRIPDDFDNFQPRAGVAWDVAGDGRTVVRGNAGSYVARIPMLVFAQHRSTNGAFQQTLFRSSADAPVLGPVPSIDHLIDASTTPPFLPDIQVADRDFELPRTWSFSTGVDRDLGRGVAASATFIHARTDHLFRFVNRNDPAFGSPFGLGTHPSGGGINALTVAESSARSRYSALTLGLRGRGAVRSRPVTFETHYTLAFDRSDDDNERDPFTLRYADASNLAPEYGWSDRDRRHQVSGYLLIALPGDLQLNNVVRYLSASPASESCANRGMRAAQPSDRICADGTILTRNTLRRDNAFFTWDIRFSRRFTLRNGAVVEPLVEVFNLTNADNFLDSAHGSLLFNFDGALRSGLGDTRRGQVGLSVRF, from the coding sequence ATGCGGCAACACCACGTCACCCTGTCGGTACTGCTGGCTAGCGTTCTCGCTCTGAACGCGGCGCACTTGGCCGCGCAGGCGGGGACGACGACCGGGATCATCCGGGGCACTGTCAGCGATCCGGCGGGCGACCCCGTGCCCGCCGCGGTGATCGTCATCCAGAACCGGGACACGGACCTGGTGACGACGGTGGTGACCTCCGGCTCTGGGACGTTCGTGCGTACGCTGCTGCCGCCGGGAGCCTACGACCTGACGGTGGCGCCGGCCACCGCGGGATTCGGCACGGAGCGAATCGAGGGCGCGGTTCTCCGTGTGGGCGAGACGCTCGACCTGGAGGTGGAGCTGCGCGTCGTGGCGGCGGAGACGGTGACCGTCGTCAGCAAGCTGCCGTCGCCCGTCGACACGACGGACGTCACGCGCTCGCAGCGGATTCGGGAAGACGTGGTGGACGGGCTGCCGAGCAACGGCCGCAACTTCCTGAACCTGACACTGCTCACGCCCGGCACTTCCATCTCGCAGGGGCCGGACGGCGACGAGCTCAACATCGCGGGGCAGCGCGGCATCTTCAACAACTTCATCGTCGACGGCGCCGACTTCAACAACCCCTTCTTCGGGGAGCAGCGCGGCGGGCAGCGGCCCGCCTTCACCTTCAATCAGGACGCCATCGAGGACCTGGTGGTGGTGAACCAGGGTGCGACGGCGGAGTACGGCCGCTCCGCGGGCGGGTTCGTCAACGTAATCACGAAATCGGGAACCAACGTGTTGACGGGCTCGGCCCACTATTACGGCCAGTGGGACGAGATCGCGGCGCCCTTTCCGGCTGCGCGCGGCGGTGAGAAACCCGATTTCGGCCGCAACCAGGCGGGCGCTACGCTGGGCGGTCCGCTCGTCCGCGACCGGGCCTTCTTTTTCGTTGCGTATGACCAGCAGGAGTCCGACGAAACCAAGCAGTCAACCCGCCATGTGGTGAACCGGGCGAACCTGGAACGGCTCGATCAGTTCCTCCAGACACGTTGGCCGGGCCTGTTCGACGGCGAGTTCGGGCCGATTCGGCGCACCGACGACGCGCGGTCGCTCCTCGCCAAGGTGGACCTGAACCTGGACGGCCGGCACCAGGCCTCCGTCAAGTACAACTACACGTGGGCGGAGCAGGTGAACGGCACGTTCGACGTCGACGCCTGGGGAGCGTCGGCCAACGGGATCGAAGGCGGGTACTCACACGCCCTCAACGGCAGCCTCCGCTCCCTGCTAACCAACGCGCTCTCCAACGAGTTCCGCATCCAATGGGCACGGGAGGACCGGCCACGGCGGTACGACGGCCCGGTGCTGCGCGGCGCGCGGACTGCCGGCCCGCCACAATTCGACCGGCTGGGCGGGCGGCCGTTCCCAGACATCTCGATGGACTTCGCCGACGGCTTTCGGATCGGGCTGCCGTTCTTCCTTCCCGTCGATCCCTACTTCGACACCCGGCTTCAGGTGGTCGACAACCTCTCGTTCGCCGCCGGCAGTCATCTCTTCAAGGCGGGGTTCGAGTACAACCGGACCCACGCGGAGCAGCAGTTCGTCGGGCTGGCGAACGGCCGCTACATCTTCGATTCGGTCGACGGCTTCATCGACTTTGTGACGCACGGCAACCACTACGTCACCTGCTCCGACGGATCGTCCAGCGCCCTGGGCGTCTGCGCGCCGGGGGCGGACGTGGCAGGCCCTGTGCTCCTTTACCTGCAAGCCGTGACCGTGCCTGGAATTCCTTCGAACCAGCTCGGGGCGCAGGCGCTTGATACGCAGGAACTGGGCGTGTTCATTCAGGACACCTGGCAGCCGCACGACCGCGTGACTCTGGACCTCGGGCTCCGCTGGGAAGGCACCTGGCACCCGAAGGTCTTCGTCGAACCGCAGGACGCTTTCTTCGCGCCGTACCTCGACGACCCACGCTTTCCGTCCGATGGCCGGATTCCTGACGACTTCGACAACTTCCAGCCGCGCGCCGGCGTAGCCTGGGACGTTGCCGGCGATGGCCGGACGGTAGTGCGTGGAAATGCCGGATCCTATGTGGCGCGGATCCCGATGCTCGTTTTCGCGCAGCACCGGTCGACCAATGGCGCCTTTCAGCAGACTCTGTTCCGCAGCAGCGCCGACGCTCCGGTACTCGGCCCCGTGCCTTCCATCGACCATCTCATCGACGCTTCCACGACACCCCCGTTCCTGCCGGACATCCAGGTTGCCGATCGCGACTTCGAGCTGCCGCGCACCTGGTCGTTCAGCACCGGCGTGGACCGGGATCTGGGCCGCGGCGTCGCGGCAAGCGCCACGTTCATCCACGCGAGGACCGACCACCTGTTCCGGTTCGTGAACCGGAACGATCCGGCCTTCGGCTCCCCGTTCGGGCTAGGCACCCATCCCTCCGGAGGCGGCATCAACGCGCTGACCGTCGCCGAGAGCAGCGCGCGCTCGCGGTATTCCGCCCTCACCCTCGGACTGCGCGGGCGCGGCGCGGTGCGCAGCCGGCCGGTCACTTTCGAGACCCACTACACGCTCGCCTTCGACCGCTCGGACGACGACAACGAGCGCGATCCGTTCACCCTGCGGTACGCCGACGCCAGCAACCTCGCGCCGGAATACGGATGGTCGGATCGTGACCGTCGACACCAGGTGAGCGGCTACCTGCTTATTGCCCTCCCGGGTGACCTGCAGCTCAACAACGTGGTCCGCTACCTCTCCGCCTCGCCTGCCTCCGAGTCCTGCGCCAACCGGGGCATGCGGGCGGCACAGCCGTCGGACCGCATTTGTGCGGACGGCACCATTCTCACGCGCAACACGCTGCGGCGCGACAACGCGTTCTTCACCTGGGACATCCGGTTCTCCCGGCGCTTCACGCTTCGCAACGGCGCCGTCGTAGAGCCGCTAGTCGAGGTGTTCAACCTGACGAACGCCGACAACTTCCTCGACAGCGCGCACGGATCGTTGCTCTTCAACTTCGACGGCGCACTACGCAGCGGCCTCGGCGATACGCGCCGCGGCCAGGTGGGGCTCAGCGTCCGGTTCTGA
- a CDS encoding L-serine ammonia-lyase — MAVSVFDLFTIGIGPSSSHTVGPMRAARQFGLELEAAGSLQRVTRVQVQLFGSLAATGRGHGSHKALMLGLEGETAEQTDIDRIPARIATINQNRRLTLLGRQAIDFDTETDLVFERRGSLPGHPNGMRFVAFAGPDVVEERIYYSVGGGFVATADADGQAVLTERDTSLPLPFSTGRELLALCGHHRLAISDVMLRNECAWRPEAEVRAGLLRIWEAMQQCVRRGCENHGQLPGLKLERRAATLYRQLNSQPDAARHDPLAVIDWVNLFALAVNEENAMGGRVVTAPTNGAAGIIPAVLHYYARFCDGANDDGVVRFLLTAGGIGLLFKANASISGAEVGCQGEVGSACSMAAGALTEVLGGSPAQVENAAEIGMEHNLGLTCDPVAGLVQIPCIERNAMASVEAINASRLALRGTGRHFVSLDKVIRTMRDTGRDMQEKYKETSRGGLAMHAVSVPVSIIEC; from the coding sequence ATGGCCGTCAGCGTTTTCGACCTCTTCACCATCGGGATCGGCCCGTCGAGTTCCCACACCGTCGGACCGATGCGGGCGGCGCGACAGTTCGGGCTGGAGCTGGAGGCGGCCGGCAGCCTGCAGCGGGTCACGCGCGTCCAGGTGCAACTGTTCGGCTCGCTCGCCGCGACCGGTCGCGGCCATGGCAGCCACAAGGCGTTGATGCTCGGACTGGAAGGGGAAACCGCCGAGCAGACCGACATCGACCGGATCCCGGCCCGGATCGCCACGATCAACCAGAACCGGCGCCTGACCCTGCTCGGCCGCCAAGCGATCGACTTCGACACGGAGACAGACCTCGTGTTCGAACGGCGTGGGAGCCTCCCCGGGCACCCGAACGGCATGCGCTTCGTCGCGTTCGCGGGCCCCGACGTCGTCGAGGAACGAATCTACTACTCCGTCGGCGGCGGTTTCGTGGCAACCGCGGACGCTGATGGGCAGGCGGTGCTCACCGAGCGCGACACTTCGCTCCCGCTGCCGTTCAGCACGGGCCGGGAGTTGCTCGCGCTGTGCGGCCACCACCGGCTGGCAATCAGCGACGTGATGTTGCGCAACGAGTGCGCCTGGCGGCCGGAAGCGGAGGTGCGAGCCGGCCTGCTGCGGATCTGGGAAGCGATGCAGCAGTGCGTGCGGCGGGGCTGCGAGAACCACGGGCAGTTGCCCGGCCTGAAGCTGGAGCGGCGGGCAGCCACGCTGTACCGGCAACTGAACAGTCAGCCGGACGCCGCGCGCCACGATCCCCTGGCCGTCATTGACTGGGTGAATCTGTTCGCTCTGGCGGTGAACGAGGAGAACGCGATGGGCGGCCGCGTCGTTACCGCCCCGACGAACGGGGCGGCGGGGATCATCCCCGCCGTGCTGCACTACTACGCCCGGTTCTGTGACGGAGCGAACGACGACGGCGTCGTCCGGTTTCTGCTGACTGCCGGCGGGATCGGCCTCCTGTTCAAGGCGAATGCCTCGATCAGCGGAGCCGAGGTGGGCTGCCAGGGCGAGGTAGGGTCCGCCTGCTCGATGGCCGCCGGCGCGCTGACCGAGGTGCTCGGCGGCTCGCCCGCCCAGGTCGAGAACGCCGCCGAGATCGGGATGGAGCACAATCTCGGCCTGACCTGCGACCCGGTGGCCGGCCTGGTGCAGATCCCGTGCATCGAACGCAACGCCATGGCGTCGGTGGAAGCGATCAACGCTTCGCGCCTGGCCCTGCGCGGCACGGGGCGGCACTTCGTCTCTCTCGACAAGGTCATCCGGACGATGCGGGACACCGGCCGCGACATGCAGGAGAAGTACAAGGAAACCTCCCGCGGCGGACTGGCGATGCATGCCGTCAGTGTGCCGGTCAGCATCATCGAGTGCTAG
- a CDS encoding TonB-dependent receptor, which translates to MAGFPSLRRLTRRSRTLLASLGVALLGFTIAAPLAAAQSAAVSGIVADETGAVLPGVAVTLRGGPGVSQEILTDATGRFAFQGLASGTYTVTAFLSGFGEVTTDAIAVAADPVALPPITLRLATFDEAVVVTATRIEEPLQQVPMSISAVTGADIERRAIGNLTELARWTPGLTVVDQGARGSNVVIVRGLHTDAINASEQAGNNYNNGVATYLGDIPLAVDLRLHDVERVEVLLGPQGTLYGAGTLAGAVRYLPRRPDTARRTFEVRGDLFGLSHSAAAGSDAGLTFNLPLVANRLAIRGSVDRYSDPGFIDYDYLIQTPGVSEPEPDLANPEVVAANLRRQPDANTEETLSARLSLLWQAGPNFSALLAYHLQDQRVGARQINHARAFETGRYAAAHRYLEPNDRRNELLSLELNWELGVAQLTIAAGYSQFEALGQRDQTDLLIQEFGIAGLLPSRFPALARAQAIDPSVSAGDLTSSFRAFSAYTREESREERFNWESRLVSTGDGPWHWVGGGFFNDYESRGTSHEFAPGLTGFSGVTPILSGRAVSEPVEYYSLGVQDVRERALFGEISRDLGERWRLTGGGRWFGYRIETGNLTEFPYTPLYNSPFTDFASDDSGMLLKASVRYRINDATNVYFARSEGYRIGGGNNFRVCNEDEIALLTDDDPANDPPQSGCIYADQALIRPDTTSNYEVGVRRSWDNERFTLSGTLFHVDWEDIQVAGLTPFSAEPITLNGGAAVSRGVELAANAGLTSALRFRGSWSFTDAKLSQDSPGLLDGGADAFEGDRLSGAPRNQGSLLASYATLLGSGTAVELLYGYTYVGDVFTRIGLRAGGEALPAYDLHNLSASIARGDWRLTFYAENLLDEYAVTGVRLTPGKIGLTDDGFLSRRYFANVLAPRRAGVRFRYAFGN; encoded by the coding sequence ATGGCTGGTTTCCCGTCACTTCGGCGGCTGACCCGCCGTTCCCGGACTCTTCTGGCGAGTCTCGGCGTCGCGCTTCTCGGGTTCACCATCGCCGCGCCGCTCGCCGCCGCACAATCGGCGGCGGTCAGCGGCATCGTCGCCGACGAGACCGGCGCCGTTCTGCCCGGCGTTGCCGTGACATTGCGCGGCGGGCCGGGCGTTTCGCAGGAAATCCTCACCGACGCGACGGGCCGGTTCGCGTTCCAGGGCTTGGCGTCAGGCACGTACACGGTCACGGCGTTCCTCAGCGGTTTCGGAGAAGTGACGACGGACGCCATCGCAGTTGCCGCCGATCCGGTCGCGTTGCCGCCCATAACGCTACGGCTCGCCACCTTCGACGAAGCCGTGGTGGTCACCGCGACACGGATCGAGGAACCGCTCCAGCAAGTACCGATGAGCATTTCCGCGGTGACCGGCGCGGACATCGAGCGGCGGGCCATCGGGAATCTGACGGAGCTGGCGCGCTGGACGCCCGGCCTGACCGTCGTGGATCAGGGCGCGCGCGGGAGCAACGTCGTGATCGTGCGCGGCCTCCACACCGATGCGATTAACGCATCGGAACAGGCGGGCAACAACTACAACAACGGCGTAGCCACGTACCTGGGTGACATTCCTCTCGCCGTCGACCTTCGGCTGCACGATGTCGAGCGGGTGGAGGTGCTGCTTGGACCCCAGGGGACGCTCTATGGCGCGGGAACCCTGGCGGGAGCCGTGCGCTATCTCCCGCGGCGGCCGGATACCGCGCGGCGCACCTTCGAAGTCCGGGGAGACCTGTTCGGCCTTTCGCACAGCGCGGCGGCCGGTTCCGATGCTGGTCTTACGTTCAACCTCCCGCTCGTGGCGAACCGGCTGGCGATCCGCGGTTCGGTTGATCGGTACTCGGACCCAGGGTTCATCGACTACGACTATCTCATCCAGACGCCGGGTGTCTCCGAGCCGGAGCCGGACCTGGCCAATCCCGAGGTGGTTGCGGCGAACCTTCGGCGGCAGCCGGATGCGAACACCGAAGAGACCCTGTCAGCCCGACTCTCGCTGCTGTGGCAGGCTGGGCCCAACTTCTCGGCGCTCCTGGCGTACCACCTGCAGGATCAGCGCGTGGGCGCGCGGCAGATCAACCACGCCCGCGCCTTCGAAACCGGGCGCTACGCCGCTGCCCACCGCTACCTCGAACCGAACGATCGCAGGAACGAGCTGCTGAGCCTCGAACTGAACTGGGAGCTGGGTGTTGCGCAACTGACGATAGCCGCCGGCTATTCGCAGTTTGAAGCGCTGGGGCAACGGGACCAGACCGACCTGCTAATCCAGGAGTTCGGCATCGCGGGGCTGCTGCCCAGCCGGTTCCCGGCCCTGGCGCGGGCGCAGGCGATCGACCCTTCCGTCTCTGCCGGCGATCTGACGTCCAGCTTTCGCGCCTTCAGCGCCTACACGCGGGAAGAGAGCCGCGAGGAGCGGTTCAACTGGGAATCGCGCCTCGTCTCCACCGGCGATGGGCCGTGGCACTGGGTCGGCGGCGGCTTCTTCAATGACTACGAGAGCCGCGGCACGAGCCACGAGTTCGCTCCCGGGCTGACCGGATTCTCCGGCGTCACGCCGATCCTCAGCGGGCGTGCTGTGAGCGAGCCGGTCGAGTACTACAGCCTGGGCGTACAGGACGTCCGGGAGCGCGCGCTGTTCGGGGAAATCTCACGTGACCTCGGCGAGCGGTGGCGGCTGACCGGCGGCGGCCGCTGGTTCGGCTACCGCATCGAGACCGGCAACCTCACGGAGTTTCCGTATACCCCGCTGTACAACTCGCCGTTCACGGACTTCGCGTCCGACGACAGCGGCATGCTGCTAAAGGCAAGCGTCCGCTACCGCATCAACGACGCGACGAACGTCTACTTCGCCCGGTCCGAGGGCTACCGGATCGGCGGCGGCAACAACTTCCGGGTGTGCAACGAGGACGAGATCGCTTTGCTGACGGACGACGATCCGGCCAACGACCCGCCCCAGTCCGGCTGCATTTACGCCGATCAGGCGCTGATCCGGCCCGACACGACCAGCAACTACGAGGTGGGGGTGCGGCGCTCGTGGGACAACGAGCGGTTCACTCTCAGCGGGACCCTGTTTCACGTCGACTGGGAGGACATTCAGGTGGCCGGGCTCACGCCGTTCAGCGCAGAACCGATCACACTGAACGGCGGCGCCGCCGTCAGCCGCGGCGTCGAGCTGGCCGCGAACGCGGGCTTGACGAGCGCGTTGCGCTTCCGTGGATCGTGGTCGTTCACCGACGCGAAGCTGAGCCAGGATTCTCCCGGGCTGCTGGACGGCGGGGCAGACGCTTTCGAAGGCGACCGACTGTCAGGCGCGCCGCGGAATCAGGGAAGCCTGCTCGCGTCGTACGCGACACTGCTGGGTAGCGGCACCGCGGTCGAACTGCTGTACGGCTATACCTATGTCGGCGACGTCTTCACCCGGATCGGGCTGCGCGCGGGCGGCGAGGCGCTGCCTGCGTACGACCTCCACAACCTGTCGGCGTCGATAGCGCGCGGGGACTGGAGGTTGACGTTCTACGCGGAGAATCTGCTTGACGAGTACGCGGTGACCGGCGTGCGCCTGACACCCGGCAAGATCGGCCTCACGGACGACGGCTTCCTGTCGCGCCGCTACTTTGCCAACGTGCTCGCGCCGCGACGCGCCGGCGTGCGTTTCCGGTACGCATTCGGGAACTAG
- a CDS encoding DUF2272 domain-containing protein, producing the protein MERSKMRVGVAVVLAVAVAAGEGSVSVGFAQGTSFERLPTARLDVTPPSGRVSGAPGSMVIRRTTCGDLPIDEVRRRIVDIAVQEWAFFGFTVVDQTRIDASGRSTRRSWRRWRPSPAESTRVADSIAGYWAVTPQGSWILNAQNGIWNGPAGVAARWRYPWSAAFVSWVMCEAGLGDASRFKRAVAHHTYIDQAIRARASDETPAGFAAYDIGAMAIAPGDLLCSARRPAYRSIAERRRQMGAGARTHCDIVVKLDPARDRILAIGGNVRGRVSLKLLPAAREPGKHLRPVGGSRPLFAHLKSRAAPIGADAFERTPTMRALVCAAELPVRARLTAEHLLPDGARASRC; encoded by the coding sequence ATGGAACGCTCGAAAATGCGCGTGGGCGTAGCGGTGGTGCTGGCCGTAGCGGTCGCGGCCGGCGAGGGGAGCGTATCCGTGGGCTTTGCGCAGGGGACGTCGTTCGAGCGCCTGCCTACTGCCCGACTCGACGTCACGCCGCCATCCGGGCGTGTGAGCGGCGCCCCGGGCAGCATGGTGATCCGCCGGACAACGTGCGGCGACCTGCCCATCGACGAAGTCCGCCGCCGCATCGTGGATATCGCCGTGCAGGAATGGGCGTTCTTCGGATTCACCGTCGTGGACCAGACGAGGATCGACGCCTCTGGGCGGTCGACACGACGCTCCTGGCGCCGCTGGCGGCCGAGTCCCGCCGAATCCACCCGGGTTGCCGATTCGATTGCTGGCTACTGGGCCGTGACGCCGCAGGGTAGCTGGATACTCAACGCGCAGAACGGCATCTGGAACGGACCGGCCGGCGTTGCGGCGAGGTGGCGGTATCCGTGGTCGGCGGCCTTCGTGTCCTGGGTGATGTGCGAAGCCGGTCTCGGCGACGCGAGTCGATTCAAGCGCGCGGTGGCGCACCACACGTACATCGACCAGGCCATCCGGGCGCGTGCCTCCGACGAGACGCCAGCTGGTTTTGCGGCATACGACATTGGCGCGATGGCGATTGCGCCCGGCGATCTGTTGTGCAGCGCTCGGCGGCCGGCCTATCGATCGATTGCCGAAAGGCGCCGCCAGATGGGAGCCGGCGCCCGTACGCACTGCGACATCGTGGTGAAGCTCGACCCCGCCCGCGATCGTATCCTCGCCATCGGAGGCAATGTGCGGGGGAGGGTGAGTCTGAAGCTCTTGCCGGCGGCCCGTGAGCCCGGCAAGCACCTGCGTCCTGTCGGCGGCTCGCGTCCCCTGTTCGCCCACCTGAAATCGCGTGCGGCGCCGATCGGGGCGGATGCGTTCGAGCGCACGCCGACGATGCGGGCGCTGGTTTGCGCGGCCGAACTGCCGGTCCGGGCCAGGCTCACGGCCGAGCACCTGTTACCTGATGGCGCCCGGGCCTCCCGGTGCTGA